The genomic DNA ATTAATAAATTTGATTCTGTTACTATAAAAATGGCCAGAGATCAGAGCGTTTCAGTCAGTCCTACCAAAATGTCAGGAATCTGCGGAAGACTAAAGTGCTGTCTGAATTTTGAATATGACCAATATGCTGAAAGACAGAAATTTTTTCCTGAAGTAGGACAAAGTGTTGTTACTCCAGCAGGGAGAGGGCATGTTGTCAGCACTAATGTACTTAATAATTTTTTATTTGTAAATGTTCCTGAAAAAGGTGTTATGAAATTTGAAATTAGGGAAATCACTTTTAACCGGGAAGAAAAAGAAAAAATACTTAAGGAAATTGCAAAGCAGCATATAGAATTATCTGAAATTAAGGATGAAGAATGATTCTGAATAATAATGAATATATGGAATTTTTAGAAAGCAGCGGACAAAAGATTATAGTCAATAATAATTTATTTAAAATTACTAATGATCCGCTTCTTCTTGCAGATTTCTGCCGGGAAAACATAAAAAAAAGCGGAACACTTCTTGATATAGGGGCAGGTAACGGTATCCTCCCCTTATTATTATGTAATGCCAATTTAACAGAAATCTCTGCTGTAGAAATACAAAAAAATAGTTTTGACTGTTTAGAAAAAAATATAGATCTAAATTCCCTTTCTGATAAAATTATCCCCTATCACACTGATATTAATGATTTTTTCCCGGATTTTGAATTTGACTATATTATTTCAAATCCTCCATACTACAGAGAAAATTCCGGTTCTTTATCACAAAGTGAAGAAATCTCTATTGCAAAATTTGAGATAAAAATGACTCTTGATAACTTAATTTTAAATATAAAAAGACTTCTTAAAAATCACGGTACTTTTTATATTATAATTATTCCCGGACGTTTAAATGATGTTCTAAAAGCAATATATTTCCAGAGACTTAATATTTCAAAACTACGAACAGTTATACATAATAATAAGGCAAAATTTATTCTTATAGAAGGCAAAAAAGGAAGCAGACCCGGAGACACTGTAATAGATACAGTCTCATTTTAGGGTCTGCTTCCCTTTATTATAAATAAATTTCATATCTTAAATTTTTGATATTTTTTTCTTCCCATTTTATTTCGTCTAGAAACACTCCGCCATTTTTTTCTATGACTCTTTTAGAATTTATGTTATTTTTATTACATGTTATCAGAAGTTTTCTATGACCCTGCTCTTTAGCTACAGGCTTTAAAAGTTCCAGCATTTTCGTGGCATATCCCTTACTTCTCTCTTCCGGAGCAATAATATAGCCTATATTTCCTATATAACGAAACAAATCCTCGCCGGAGTCCTTTCGAAGAGTGATTCTTCCTACTACCTTCTCATCTTCTATTGCCCAGTAATTTTTCATTGGGATTACAATTTCACCCTTTGGATATTCACTTATATAATCAAGATAATCTAAAAACTTTTGAAAATTAAATTTTAAAAAAGATAACTTAAAGGTATAAGAACTCTCTATTTCATTATTTCTCCTTATCTGTTTTACAAAATTTATATATTCTTTTTTATATTCAATACAAGGTTTTACAAGTTTCATCATACCTCACTTATTATATTTTTTATAAAGGCCTTAGTATAAGCCGGATTTTGTTTCTGCTAATCATTTATCTAGACTGACAATTAACTGTCAGCTCGAGCAAATTACCCTAAAGTCAGAGCGAGCAACTCCTTTTTAGACTTATATTTATTCTTGCTTCAGGAGGGGTTTACCTAGCTGGTCAAATTTCTTAGACCACTGGTAGTCTCTTACACTACCTTTTCACCCTTACCGTAAACGGCGGTTTATTTTCTGTGGCACTTTCCTTAAGATTACTCTCAGCAGCCATTAGCTGTCTCCCTGCTCTGTGAAGTCCGGACTTTCCTCTTCCTTACGGAAGCGATTAGCCCTAAAGCCTTTATATATATATTTTACACTAAAAAGTAAAAAAATAAAAGTTATAATTGAAATTATATATATGATCAAAGAATTATTTTTATTATGCTCTCCTATTTCTTTAGTAATTTCATATGAATATTCCCTGTATTTTCCGTTTTCTATAAGGTCTTTTCTGTCATTTACCGCCTTATCCAAGAGTTCCTTATTTATATCCAAATCTTTTGAAATATAAAAATTCACCTCTGTTTCCCTGTTATCTTTCTTTATGATCTCAAGCAGCACTGTATTTTTCTTATCTTTTAAGCTTATCACTTTCTTGCTGAAATCATACTCAAAAATAAAATTCAAATTACTTTTATTTTCTATTTTACGTACTTTTTCTTCAAATTCTCTTTTTGAATTTTCATCAAATATTCCTATATTATCTTTTATCTCGAAGGCACTCAGATTCATGCTTATTATTATAAATAAAATTATTCTCTTCATTTTTTTCCTTCTATATTATTTTAAATACTTGATTTTCTTTTGCCTGAATTATTTTCCCGTTAAAAAATTCTTCCAGATCTTTTTTTATCAGTTCAGAAAAAATGTTTTCACTCTCATAATGACCTATATCTATTAATGTAAGCCCCGCTTCCAAAGCATCCAGTGTTTCATGGTGCTTCAGATCCCCGGTTATATATAAATCTACAGTATTATCTATTTCCGGGATCATAGAACCGCCGGCTCCGGTTAGTACTGCTATTCTTTTTACTCTTTTATTTTCATTACCCGCTATTCTTATATTTTTCAAATTTAATTTTTCTTTCACTGCTTTGCTTATATTATAAACATTATCCTCTTTTTTAAGCTCCAGAATACGACCCAGTCCGCTTTCAGGATCGCTTTCATTTTTCAGCCACACACTTTTTTTCCCGCCTAATGATAGCTTTTCCAATATATAATCACTCAGACCATGAGCAGCAGAATCCGCATTTGTATGAATACTATACACTGCTATTTTGTTTTCTGCAAGCTTCAAAATTTTCTCTCCCAGCACTGTATCATTTGTTATCCTTTTTATTTCAGAAAATATCAGCGGGTGGTGTGAAATTATCAGCTCTGCTCTAGCAGCAATAGCTTGTTCTATTACATCATCAGTAATATCAAGACATATTATTACAGCTGAAACATTACTTCCTTTTCTTCCAATTATGAGTCCCGAATTGTCCCATTTTTCAGCAAGCTCCGGATTATATTTTTTCTCCAGAAAATTCATTATATCTTCAAGTTTCATAATATCCTCCCTTTTAATTCAGATATTCCATATTTTCCTCCATTTGCTCTTTATTCAGATTAAAAGCAAGCTTTGTAAGGGCCTTTTCTCTAAGAACATTTATATTGCTTTCCTCTATATTCAATATTTTTGATATTTCCTTTGTTTTATAGAATTTATCATCTAAACCATAATGCATCATTAGAATTCTCTCATCCAGATAATTTAATTTTTTAGGAATATTGCTTAATACATATTTTCTTGTCAAATGCGATACTTTTTCCACTATACTGTATGAATTTTCAGGCATATCATCCATTTTGGTAAATAATTCCTGAAGAGCATTTAAATAATTCAGCTCTATATTCATTTGCTTTGATATTTCTTCCAGACTCAGACCGTTATTCAGCTCCAGCTGTACTTTCAAATACAGAATATACGCCAGCTCTGATGCTTTAAAATCTTTTAATATTTTTTTCTGATATTCCAGAATATATTTTATTGCAAAATTTTTCAGCCAAAACTCAATATCGCTTTCTGAATTTTTCAGTTTTTCAATTCCGTTTATTACCCCTATTGTTGCCTCCTGTACCAGATCAAGAAATGAAAATCCCAGTTTTACATACTGAAGACTTTCACGAATCACTATTTTCAAGTGTTTATTTACAAGCTGATCTCTGTCAGTTTCATCAATTTCTCTTATTTTCAATTGCTTTATATTATGCTCCTTTATATCATCTAAGTATAGTTCTATTGTTTCTTTTTCTGATATATCTGCATTTTCTTCGTCTATTACCACAAAATCATTATTTTCAATAGAAACTCTAACTTCAGGAATATTTTCGGTATATAAAAAGTTTACAATGGCGCCAAACTCTTCGTCAGAAAGATCATACTCCTGAAAAAGCTCTTCCATATTATAATTTTCATTGTTTCGTATTGTCTCCATTATGCTCTTTAACATTATATATCACATCCTATTGTTTTTATTTATAAAATTATAACATAAAATTATTATTTTTAATAGTTTATTAAATTATTTCTTTGTTTATTTCATCATATATTTAAAAAAGCTAATTTCATATAAATTGAAATCAGCTCCTGTAATCTTCTAATTTTTTTCTTCTGCTCGGATGTCTCAGCTTTCTTAATGCTTTTACTTCAATCTGTCTGATTCTCTCTCTTGTGACATTGAATATTTTCCCTACTTCTTCAAGAGTCTTAGGAGAACCGTCATCCAGACCATATCTGTACCTTAAAACCATTTCTTCACGTTCACTCAGTGTTTTTAATACTCCGTCTAATTGTTCCTTCAGTAATACCCTAGTTGTAGCATCATAAGGATTTAAAAATTTATCATCTTCTACAAAATCCCCAAGCTCACTGTCTTCTTCGCTTCCTACCGGTGTTTCCAGTGAAATAGGATCCTGATTCATTTCAAGTATACTCTTTACTTTATCCACAGGTATTTCCAGTTTTTTTGCTAATTCTTCCGCTGTAGCTTCTTTCCCTGTTTCCTGAAGTATTATTCTGCTTTCTTTTTTGATTTTATTTATTGTTTCTATCATATGAACCGGAATTCTTATAGTTCTTCCCTGATCAGCAATTGCTCTTGTAATAGCCTGTCTTATCCACCATGTGGCATATGTAGAAAACTTAAATCCTTTTTCATACTCAAATTTTTCTACAGCCTTCATTAAGCCCATATTGCCTTCCTGGATCAAATCAAGCATTTTAAGACCTCTGTTTGTATGCTTTTTTGCTATACTTACTACTAATCTTAGATTAGATTCTATAAGCTTCTGCTTTGCCTCTTCATCATTTTCCAAAACTTTCTGTGCAAGGGCAATTTCCTCCTCATATGTCAAAAGCGGTATCTGCCCGATCTCTCTCAGATACATCTTTATTGGTTCATCTACATCCATTATTTCGGCTAATTTTATTAGATCAGTGTGGAGTAACTCATTTACTTCAGTTTCATCAATTTCTTCCTCATTGAACTCTTCTTCTTCTATTTCAGGAATTTTCGCAGATTTTTTTGTCGAATTGCTTTCCATATAGTCTTTTTTCTCAACAAGTGTATCAACTATACTGATTCCCTTATCCTCTATTCCACGAATTAACTGATCTATTTTTTCTACTGGAAAATCCTCCGGAATAACTCCGTTTATTTCCTCATAGCTTATTACACCGTCTTCTTTAGCCTGTTTTACAAGCTCTAGCAATTTATCTTTTAAATTCATATTTTTTTCAGGCATGATCTGATTCTCCTCGGACATAAAGTTTAAATTTATTATATAATTCCTTGATCTCTTGCAAACTGTGAATATTTTTTAATTCATGCTCTATCTGTTTCATATAGAAATAATTTTGGCCTTTTTTATGTATCTCTTTTTCCAGCTCTCTGTTAAACCAATCTGTATACAATATTTTATAGTATTCATCTTCTTTCTCTATTTCCAGATCTGCTTCTCTTGAAAATTTAAAAATTAATTTTTTTTCTTCTTCGTCTATCTCTGAATTATCTAATATTTTTGTATTAAAGTCAATTTTTTTTAATTTTTTTAAAATTTCGATTATTATAAAACTTTTTATCTCTTTCTCTGCAAACTCCTTATAATACTCAGGATACTTTAAAATTAACTTTAAAGTAGATACTTCCAGCAAATCATAATTCAATTTATTTTTTATCGAAATTTCCTCTTTTTTAAATTCTTTAGTTTTTGTTTTTTTATATTTCCCTGTATTGCTTTTTAGGATTTCTGCCTCTAAATTTTGTTTGCTTATCCCTAATTCTTCACTTAACTTATCCAGATAAATATCGATTTCAATACGATTTTGAAGATTTGCAAAAAATTCTTTGAATCTGTCTATGAATATTTTTTTTCCTTCTACTGTTTTTATATCAATATCATAAGAAAATTCCGAAAACATATATTCAAATATGTCCACAGATTCTTTTAGCAGTTCTACAAACTTTTTCTTGTCATTTGATTGAAAAAATTCATCAGGATCCTTTATTCCTTTTGGGAAAAAAAGGCACTTAACATTAAATTCGTGTTTCTTCAGAATATAAGAAGCTCTGAATAATGCATTTTTACCAGCTTCATCATTGTCATAAGATATGACAATATTATTTGTGTATCTTTTTAGCAACTTTGCCTGTTCGTCTGTAAATGCGGTACCTAACGATGCTACTGCATTTTCAAAATCATTTTTATGTGCGGAAAGTACATCCATATAACCTTCCATCAATATTACAAAGCCTTTTTTTCTGATTTTTTCCCCTCTGCTTACCAGACCGTAAACTTCACGGCTTTTATTAAATACTTTTGATTCCTGTGAATTTATGTACTTAGCAGTACTTTCACCATCAAGGGCTCTGCCGCCAAAGCCTACTATATTCTGATTTTTATTATAGATTGGAAATATAATCCTGTCACGAAATACATCAAAAAAATTTCCTGTGCTCGCTCTTTTTATCAAACCTAATTCTATCAGGTCTTCATTAGAATAGTCTTTATTTTTGAAATTTTCCAGAAGACTATCCCAGTTTTCAGGTGCATACCCAAGTTTAAATCTTTTGATATCGTTTTCGTTCAAGCCTCTTTTTTCCAAATAATTTAAGGCCTTCTTATTTTTAAAGATATTTTCTGAATAAAATTCCAGCGCTGTTTGTAATATCATATGAAATTTTTGCAGTGAATTCTGCTTATTACTGCTTTTTCCCGAAAATCTGCTGTTGAACTGAATATTATATTTATTAGCCAATTCTTCCACAGCTTCCGCAAAAGTTAAATTATTTATTTTCATATAAAATGTTATTACATCTCCGCCTATACCCGAACTGAAATCTTTAAAAATATTTTTTCCGGGACTTACTGTAAATGAAGGTGTTCTTTCTGGTTTAAATGGAGATAATCCTTTATAATTTGCTCCTGATTTTTTCAGAGTCACATATTCGCTTATTACCTGTACAATATCCAGCTTATTTATAAATTCTTGTATTTCATTATCCTCATACATAATTTTCTCCAATTATTTATCCATCTATACAATTATATTTTATATTTTTAAATAGTCAAGTCTATTTTTAAAATTATTTTACAATTTATATTTTTACCTTTTCCTCTAGTATTTCTTCAAATACTTCATCCATTATTTTTGATTTCTCTTCCCCTTTTAAAAATAGCTCTCTTGCGGCCTTTCCTGCTACTATGGCAAGTTCATATTTGTTAGGGATTTTACCTAATAACTCATCCACTGTTATATTTCTTTTTTTCATTTTTCCTCCTAATGATTAATAATATCTGATAATTCCTGATATGACTGGTCTATACTGATATTTATAATAGAATAATCATATTCCTTTTCATATTCCATTTCTTTTAGAGCATTTTCCAGTCTTTTTCTTATTATTTCCTCAGAATCAGAGCCTCTATTTCTCAGCCTTCCTTCCAGCTCTTTATCATCAGGAGCTTTAAAAAAAACTAATACAGCACTTGGATCCTTTTTCTTTACTATCAAACCGCCCTGTACATCTATCTCCAGCAAAACTGTATTTCCTTCTTCCCTTTTCTTTTCTACTTCAGATTTCAAAGTACCGTAATAATTATCATGAACTTTTGCCCATTCAAAAAACTCATCATTATTTACTCTTTTCATAAATTCTTCTTCTGTTAAAAAGTAATAATCTTTTCCGTCTGTTTCGTCCTGTCTGGGTTTTCTTGTCGTTGCTGATATTGTTAAAGGTATATGTAATTTATCTCTCGCTATTTTTGTAACTGTAGATTTACCCGCTCCGCTTGGACCTGATACTACTATTAGTTTCCCCTTCATTTTATTCTCCTTTTTCTATCCTTAAGAGTAATGTCTCCACATTAATGGCTGACAAAATAATATGACCGCTGTCCATTATTAATATAGCCCTTGTACGTCTTCCTGAAGTAGCATCTATTAACATTTCCCTTTCCTTTGCTTCTTCTCTTAATCTTTTGCTTGGAGCAGAATCCGGACTGATAATCCCAACTATTCGGCTGTCTATTACGATATTATTAAATCCTATATTTATAGGTTTCATAATGCCTCCAATGGCTTATTATTCAGGGAAAGAGCATATATCCGCTCTTTCCCGCAAATTATATATTAACTGTTATTTTCTTCTGATACCGGTTCTTTTAAAAGCATATCTCTATACTCTTTAAACCCTGTACCACCTGGAATTTTCTTACCGATTATTACGTTTTCTTTTAATCCTTCCAGTCTGTCTACTTTACCTTCTATTGCAGCATTGGCAAGAACTTTTGTTGTTTCCTGGAACGATGAAGCGGAAATAAAGCTTTCTGTATTTACTGCGGCTTTTGTAATCCCTTGAATAACAGGCTCGTATGTAGCTATTTTCTTGTCTTCCTTGATAAGCTCATTATTTTCTTTGTCCACAATTTTTTTATCCACTAATTCATCTTCCAGATATAAAGAATCTCCGGAATCCTTGATTTTTACCTTTTGGAACATCTGTTTTACTATTATTTCTATATGCTTGTCATTTACTGAAACTCCCTGTTCTCTGTACACTTGCTGTACTGATTCCAGTATAAACTGCTGTGCTTCTATCAGACCTTTTATTTTCAGTATATCATGCGGTGAAACCGGTCCGTCTGTCAGTTTTGTCCCTTTATCTATAAGCATTTCATTAGTTACAACCAAATGCTCCCCTATTGGTACTGTATATTCTTTTATTGTTTTTCCTGTATCCGGACTTACTATCAGTATAAGTCTCATACCTTTTTTCTTTTTATCAGATATAAGTACACGCCCTGCTATCTCTGACAAAACAGCTTTCCCTTTAGGATTTCTTGCCTCAAACAGCTCCTGAACCCTTGGAAGACCGCTGGTAATATCCTTCGTTCCTTCTCCGGACTTGATTATTTTTGAAATAATCTGCCCTTTCTTTACTTTGTCCCCTTCTCTTACCATTAGATATGCACCGTAAGGAATACTGTATTCATCTACTTTCTTTCCTTTTTCATAAATAATTATTCTCGGGTTAACATCTCCGCTTTCCACTGGTTTTATAGCCATTCTTTCAGTAACATTATACTTGTGATCAATATTTTCTCTTACATAAAGATCTCTAAATTCTACTTTTCCTGGCTCATTACTTATTATCGGTATATGATATGGATCAAATTCCACAAGTACCTGACCTTTTTCTAC from Sebaldella termitidis ATCC 33386 includes the following:
- a CDS encoding GNAT family N-acetyltransferase, with translation MKLVKPCIEYKKEYINFVKQIRRNNEIESSYTFKLSFLKFNFQKFLDYLDYISEYPKGEIVIPMKNYWAIEDEKVVGRITLRKDSGEDLFRYIGNIGYIIAPEERSKGYATKMLELLKPVAKEQGHRKLLITCNKNNINSKRVIEKNGGVFLDEIKWEEKNIKNLRYEIYL
- the dnaG gene encoding DNA primase, translating into MYEDNEIQEFINKLDIVQVISEYVTLKKSGANYKGLSPFKPERTPSFTVSPGKNIFKDFSSGIGGDVITFYMKINNLTFAEAVEELANKYNIQFNSRFSGKSSNKQNSLQKFHMILQTALEFYSENIFKNKKALNYLEKRGLNENDIKRFKLGYAPENWDSLLENFKNKDYSNEDLIELGLIKRASTGNFFDVFRDRIIFPIYNKNQNIVGFGGRALDGESTAKYINSQESKVFNKSREVYGLVSRGEKIRKKGFVILMEGYMDVLSAHKNDFENAVASLGTAFTDEQAKLLKRYTNNIVISYDNDEAGKNALFRASYILKKHEFNVKCLFFPKGIKDPDEFFQSNDKKKFVELLKESVDIFEYMFSEFSYDIDIKTVEGKKIFIDRFKEFFANLQNRIEIDIYLDKLSEELGISKQNLEAEILKSNTGKYKKTKTKEFKKEEISIKNKLNYDLLEVSTLKLILKYPEYYKEFAEKEIKSFIIIEILKKLKKIDFNTKILDNSEIDEEEKKLIFKFSREADLEIEKEDEYYKILYTDWFNRELEKEIHKKGQNYFYMKQIEHELKNIHSLQEIKELYNKFKLYVRGESDHA
- a CDS encoding tRNA1(Val) (adenine(37)-N6)-methyltransferase: MILNNNEYMEFLESSGQKIIVNNNLFKITNDPLLLADFCRENIKKSGTLLDIGAGNGILPLLLCNANLTEISAVEIQKNSFDCLEKNIDLNSLSDKIIPYHTDINDFFPDFEFDYIISNPPYYRENSGSLSQSEEISIAKFEIKMTLDNLILNIKRLLKNHGTFYIIIIPGRLNDVLKAIYFQRLNISKLRTVIHNNKAKFILIEGKKGSRPGDTVIDTVSF
- a CDS encoding sigma-70 family RNA polymerase sigma factor, with amino-acid sequence MLKSIMETIRNNENYNMEELFQEYDLSDEEFGAIVNFLYTENIPEVRVSIENNDFVVIDEENADISEKETIELYLDDIKEHNIKQLKIREIDETDRDQLVNKHLKIVIRESLQYVKLGFSFLDLVQEATIGVINGIEKLKNSESDIEFWLKNFAIKYILEYQKKILKDFKASELAYILYLKVQLELNNGLSLEEISKQMNIELNYLNALQELFTKMDDMPENSYSIVEKVSHLTRKYVLSNIPKKLNYLDERILMMHYGLDDKFYKTKEISKILNIEESNINVLREKALTKLAFNLNKEQMEENMEYLN
- the rpoD gene encoding RNA polymerase sigma factor RpoD, whose translation is MPEKNMNLKDKLLELVKQAKEDGVISYEEINGVIPEDFPVEKIDQLIRGIEDKGISIVDTLVEKKDYMESNSTKKSAKIPEIEEEEFNEEEIDETEVNELLHTDLIKLAEIMDVDEPIKMYLREIGQIPLLTYEEEIALAQKVLENDEEAKQKLIESNLRLVVSIAKKHTNRGLKMLDLIQEGNMGLMKAVEKFEYEKGFKFSTYATWWIRQAITRAIADQGRTIRIPVHMIETINKIKKESRIILQETGKEATAEELAKKLEIPVDKVKSILEMNQDPISLETPVGSEEDSELGDFVEDDKFLNPYDATTRVLLKEQLDGVLKTLSEREEMVLRYRYGLDDGSPKTLEEVGKIFNVTRERIRQIEVKALRKLRHPSRRKKLEDYRS
- the gmk gene encoding guanylate kinase — protein: MKGKLIVVSGPSGAGKSTVTKIARDKLHIPLTISATTRKPRQDETDGKDYYFLTEEEFMKRVNNDEFFEWAKVHDNYYGTLKSEVEKKREEGNTVLLEIDVQGGLIVKKKDPSAVLVFFKAPDDKELEGRLRNRGSDSEEIIRKRLENALKEMEYEKEYDYSIINISIDQSYQELSDIINH
- a CDS encoding extracellular matrix/biofilm biosynthesis regulator RemA family protein, with protein sequence MKPINIGFNNIVIDSRIVGIISPDSAPSKRLREEAKEREMLIDATSGRRTRAILIMDSGHIILSAINVETLLLRIEKGE
- the rpoZ gene encoding DNA-directed RNA polymerase subunit omega is translated as MKKRNITVDELLGKIPNKYELAIVAGKAARELFLKGEEKSKIMDEVFEEILEEKVKI
- a CDS encoding Nif3-like dinuclear metal center hexameric protein, whose amino-acid sequence is MKLEDIMNFLEKKYNPELAEKWDNSGLIIGRKGSNVSAVIICLDITDDVIEQAIAARAELIISHHPLIFSEIKRITNDTVLGEKILKLAENKIAVYSIHTNADSAAHGLSDYILEKLSLGGKKSVWLKNESDPESGLGRILELKKEDNVYNISKAVKEKLNLKNIRIAGNENKRVKRIAVLTGAGGSMIPEIDNTVDLYITGDLKHHETLDALEAGLTLIDIGHYESENIFSELIKKDLEEFFNGKIIQAKENQVFKII